One Silene latifolia isolate original U9 population chromosome 4, ASM4854445v1, whole genome shotgun sequence DNA segment encodes these proteins:
- the LOC141651916 gene encoding uncharacterized protein LOC141651916, with protein MKYLSRVLMIVQDFEGFRYHPLRKALKLSHLYFANDLLLFCKDDKKSVVMLLRAFKTFSRASGLCMNKAKSCIYGNGVTREAFVEMIQLDDIQEGKLPFKYLGIPIIAKRISASECSKLAQIFILPANILKKVEALCRSFLWQGKEIANGPPLISWDTCCMPKKAGGLGIIEHSRWNVAALGKYIWWIAKKEDHLWVKWIHAVYVKNEDWVTYQPTAGASWAWRKLCGVKEKLKAGYYGDWWLQQDHKYIIKASSKCLKLLNTWLKVAIPTSGFIRWWVDRKMKSLLHKKTGTEVGQARKTPLMCERGDWSQIRADMSRNRWGEM; from the exons ATGAAGTATTTGAGTAGAGTTCTTATGATTGTCCAAGACTTTGAAGGTTTCAGATATCATCCTTTGCGCAAAGCCTTGAAACTTTCTCACCTTTACTTTGCAAATGACCTTTTATTATTTTGCAAAGATGATAAGAAGTCTGTGGTAATGTTGCTGCGTGCTTTTAAAACTTTCTCAAGGGCATCAGGCCTGTGCATGAATAAAGCTAAATCTTGTATTTATGGCAATGGTGTTACCAGAGAAGCCTTTGTGGAGATGATACAATTAGATGACATTCAAGAAGGGAAGCTTCCTTTTAAATACCTTGGTATTCCCATTATTGCAAAAAGGATCTCTGCTAGTGAATGTTCAAAATTG GCTCAAATTTTTATACTGCCTGCAAACATCTTGAAGAAAGTGGAGGCTCTTTGCAGGAGTTTCTTGTGGCAGGGTAAGGAGATTGCTAATGGACCTCCTCTGATTTCATGGGATACTTGTTGTATGCCTAAGAAAGCTGGGGGCTTGGGGATCATAGAGCATAGCAGATGGAATGTGGCTGCCCTTGGGAAGTATATATGGTGGATAGCTAAAAAAGAAGACCACCTGTGGGTAAAGTGGATCCATGCTGTTTATGTGAAAAATGAGGATTGGGTTACCTATCAACCTACTGCTGGGGCAAGTTGGGCGTGGAGAAAGTTATGTGGAGTTAAGGAGAAACTCAAAGCAGGCTACTATGGTGACTGGTGGCTGCAACAGGATCATAAATATATTATCAAAGCAAG TAGTAAGTGTTTGAAGCTGCTAAACACTTGGCTGAAGGTTGCTATACCTACTAGTGGTTTTATCAGATGGTGGGTTGACAGAAAAATGAAGAGTTTGCTACATAAGAAG ACTGGAACAGAGGTTGGTCAGGCCAGAAAGACTCCTTTAATGTGTGAAAGAGGAGATTGGTCTCAGATTAGAGCTGATATGTCAAGGAATAGATGGGGAGAGATGTAA